The following proteins are encoded in a genomic region of Synechococcus sp. CBW1002:
- a CDS encoding lipid-A-disaccharide synthase-related protein, producing the protein MTRLLLLSNGHGEDLSGALLGRALIQQPGIQVSALPLVGHGEPYRQAGIAVLGRTRSFSTGGLGYTSLRGRLTELAQGQVVYLFGQLLRLWRRRKQTDLVVIVGDVVPLLAWWLTGCRGVVYLVAYSSHYEGRLRLPWPCGWILRRRRLLQVWSRDALTATDLSQQLGRPVLFLGNPFFDLVADGSGTGAPAGPGDAEAIDSATPTDEARNASAAPQSLVLLPGSRLPEAEQNLELMLHLLILLPQELRQPSRLCLRAALVQHLDSERLAALAQRLGWQLQGSADQPQGLWMQREELRLELGWDRFASLLRQSDLVLAMAGTATEQAVGLGKPVLQLAGQGPQFTEGFAEAQRRLLGPGVVCAPGEAGMLDTLRASAALAARLLEELADAERGAQWRRQLHQLGLERIGEAAGTQRMAAAIMTLLPQESCAAHG; encoded by the coding sequence TTGACACGCCTGCTGCTGCTGAGCAACGGCCACGGGGAAGACCTCAGTGGCGCCCTGCTCGGCCGGGCCCTGATCCAGCAGCCGGGGATCCAGGTGAGCGCCCTGCCCCTGGTGGGCCATGGCGAGCCCTACCGCCAGGCCGGCATCGCCGTGCTGGGCCGCACCCGCTCCTTCAGCACCGGTGGGCTCGGCTACACCAGTCTGCGCGGGCGCCTCACCGAACTGGCCCAGGGTCAGGTGGTGTACCTGTTCGGGCAGCTGCTGCGTCTGTGGCGGCGGCGCAAGCAGACCGATCTGGTGGTGATCGTGGGCGACGTGGTGCCGTTGCTGGCCTGGTGGCTGACCGGCTGCCGAGGCGTCGTGTATCTGGTGGCGTATTCCAGCCACTACGAAGGCCGCCTGCGGCTGCCCTGGCCCTGCGGCTGGATCCTGCGGCGGCGCCGCCTGCTGCAGGTGTGGAGCCGCGACGCCCTCACCGCCACTGACCTGAGCCAGCAGCTGGGGCGGCCGGTGCTGTTCCTGGGCAACCCCTTCTTTGATCTGGTGGCAGATGGCTCCGGGACCGGAGCGCCGGCAGGGCCTGGAGATGCCGAAGCGATCGACAGCGCCACGCCCACGGACGAAGCCAGGAACGCCAGTGCTGCACCACAGAGCCTGGTCCTGCTGCCCGGCAGTCGCCTGCCGGAAGCCGAGCAGAACCTGGAGCTGATGCTGCACCTGCTCATCCTGCTGCCGCAGGAGCTGAGGCAGCCGTCACGGCTGTGTCTGCGGGCGGCTCTGGTGCAGCACCTCGACAGCGAGCGCCTGGCAGCCCTGGCCCAGCGACTGGGCTGGCAACTGCAGGGCTCCGCCGATCAACCCCAGGGCCTCTGGATGCAGCGTGAGGAGCTGCGGCTGGAGCTAGGCTGGGATCGATTCGCCTCCCTTTTGCGGCAGAGCGATCTGGTGCTGGCCATGGCCGGGACCGCCACCGAGCAGGCCGTTGGGCTGGGAAAACCGGTGTTGCAGCTGGCCGGCCAGGGCCCCCAGTTCACAGAGGGCTTCGCCGAGGCGCAGCGCCGCCTGCTTGGCCCCGGGGTGGTGTGTGCTCCTGGTGAGGCCGGCATGCTCGACACCCTGCGCGCCAGTGCGGCTCTGGCCGCGCGACTGCTGGAAGAGCTGGCTGATGCCGAACGCGGGGCTCAATGGCGCCGGCAGCTGCATCAGCTGGGTCTGGAGCGGATCGGCGAGGCCGCCGGCACCCAGCGCATGGCCGCAGCGATCATGACCCTGTTGCCCCAGGAGTCCTGTGCCGCCCATGGCTGA
- a CDS encoding iron uptake porin, with product MKPFQKFFLAPAALGLLSPLAANANELNLDAVNQYASQEQVTSISQFSDVQPTDWAYQALSNLIERYGCVAGYPNGTYKGGQAMTRYEAAALLNACLDRITEVTDELKRLMKEFEKELAVLRGRVDGLEAKVGELEATQFSTTTKLSGEATFLLGAYAFGGSAGEARDLAREEYGATVFVYDVRLNFDTSFTGKDLLRTRLRAGNWASSAFDGPTDFRSLKFDKSFESDAGPNVVDIDRLYYTFPVGDQLKFTLGARARNTELLALKPVVYKSDLLDFFTGTFGASGTYNKETGAAVGAIWKQKVKKGNPYLAAAVNYVAKNAANGNPGEGGVGTDNSAASFMAQLGGAGKNWGLSAAYRYGQCGTNLRSGTGYTYRASRVGCDDLGNGGGSTNNFAVSAYWQPSESGWVPSISGSWGISTFSDSYKVATDTQAAQSWMVGLQWSDVFVKGNNAGMAVGQAPFTTSAFSDTTPQDGNYVWEWWYKFQVTDNISVTPALVYQSRPLGQNTPSGKSLDSLGGVVQVGFKF from the coding sequence ATGAAACCCTTCCAGAAATTTTTTCTGGCGCCAGCGGCCTTGGGTCTGCTATCGCCCCTGGCTGCCAACGCCAACGAACTCAACCTGGATGCCGTCAACCAGTACGCTTCCCAGGAGCAAGTCACTAGCATCAGCCAGTTCTCCGACGTTCAGCCCACCGACTGGGCCTATCAGGCACTCAGCAATCTGATCGAGCGCTACGGTTGCGTCGCCGGCTACCCGAACGGCACCTATAAAGGTGGACAGGCCATGACCCGCTATGAAGCGGCGGCCCTGCTGAACGCCTGCCTCGACCGGATCACTGAAGTGACCGACGAGCTCAAGCGCCTGATGAAGGAGTTCGAGAAGGAGCTCGCCGTGCTCCGTGGCCGCGTCGATGGCTTGGAGGCCAAGGTGGGAGAGCTGGAGGCCACCCAGTTTTCCACCACCACCAAGCTCTCGGGCGAAGCCACCTTCTTGCTGGGTGCTTACGCCTTTGGCGGTAGCGCTGGAGAGGCGCGCGATCTGGCTCGTGAAGAATATGGGGCCACTGTTTTTGTTTACGACGTTCGCCTGAACTTCGATACCAGCTTCACGGGCAAGGACCTGCTGAGAACTCGTCTGCGTGCCGGCAACTGGGCATCCAGCGCTTTCGATGGCCCTACCGATTTCCGCAGCCTGAAGTTCGATAAGTCGTTCGAGTCTGACGCTGGCCCTAACGTGGTTGATATCGACCGCTTGTACTACACCTTCCCGGTGGGCGACCAGCTCAAGTTTACTCTTGGTGCTCGAGCTCGTAATACAGAGCTCTTGGCTCTTAAGCCTGTTGTTTATAAGTCCGATCTCCTGGACTTCTTTACTGGCACCTTTGGCGCTTCGGGTACCTATAATAAGGAGACTGGCGCCGCAGTTGGTGCTATCTGGAAGCAGAAGGTGAAGAAGGGGAATCCCTACCTCGCGGCTGCGGTGAACTACGTCGCCAAGAATGCTGCCAATGGGAACCCTGGTGAAGGTGGCGTGGGGACCGACAACTCCGCAGCTTCCTTCATGGCTCAGCTGGGCGGGGCTGGTAAAAACTGGGGCTTAAGTGCCGCTTACCGCTATGGCCAGTGTGGTACTAATCTTCGCTCTGGTACCGGCTACACCTACCGTGCGTCCAGGGTGGGTTGCGATGATCTAGGCAATGGTGGTGGCAGCACCAACAACTTTGCTGTCAGCGCCTACTGGCAGCCCTCTGAGTCTGGCTGGGTCCCTTCGATCAGCGGTAGCTGGGGAATCAGTACCTTCAGCGACAGCTATAAAGTTGCCACCGATACCCAGGCTGCTCAGTCCTGGATGGTGGGTCTGCAGTGGAGTGATGTGTTCGTGAAGGGGAATAACGCGGGTATGGCCGTTGGTCAAGCTCCCTTCACTACCTCTGCCTTCAGCGATACCACCCCCCAAGACGGCAACTATGTCTGGGAGTGGTGGTACAAGTTCCAAGTCACCGACAACATCAGTGTGACCCCCGCGCTGGTGTATCAGAGCCGTCCTCTTGGTCAGAACACGCCCTCAGGAAAGAGTCTCGATTCCCTCGGCGGAGTGGTCCAAGTGGGCTTCAAGTTCTGA
- a CDS encoding iron uptake porin, whose amino-acid sequence MKLFKQLLVAPAALGLLAPMAANANELNLDGVNQYASQEQVTSISQFSDVRPTDWAYQALSNLIERYGCVAGYPNGTYKGGQAMTRYEAAALLNACLDRITEVTDELKRLMKEFEKELAVLRGRVDGLEAKVGELEANQFSTTTKLKGKATFVLGANSFNGDATFLRNQYRSELGATTFNYDVQLDFDTSFTGKDLLRTRLRAGNFRDTTYLGGNEFAPNPLSALEIAFQESEASDNIVAINRLFYQFPVGSDFTVTIGGRVRQDDMLAMWPSVYPADTVLDFFTYAGAPAAYSLNLGSGAGIWWQKNGWSVSLNYVAANGNEGNPNIGGIGTDGSAQTGTAQIGYAAENWGLAVAYTYANGIGFASGTPFAVGVSEFGGFDSSNSIGISGYWQPSQAGWVPSISAGWGLTGYNSEDDAFGFDGLQSQSWYVGLQWEDVFIKGNAAGMAVGQGTFITSFGNDSDIKDALGDTPNDGNYVWEWWYKFQVTDNISVTPAIYYLSAPLGQLQKVNGDTFNQFGGLVKTTFKF is encoded by the coding sequence ATGAAACTCTTTAAGCAACTGCTGGTTGCTCCTGCGGCCCTTGGCTTGCTGGCCCCGATGGCCGCCAACGCCAACGAGCTCAACCTGGACGGCGTCAATCAGTACGCCTCCCAGGAGCAAGTCACCAGCATCAGCCAGTTCTCCGACGTTCGCCCCACCGACTGGGCGTATCAGGCACTCAGCAACCTGATCGAGCGCTACGGCTGCGTCGCCGGCTACCCGAACGGCACCTACAAAGGCGGCCAGGCCATGACCCGCTATGAAGCGGCGGCCCTGCTGAACGCCTGCCTCGACCGGATCACGGAAGTGACCGACGAGCTCAAGCGCCTGATGAAGGAGTTCGAGAAGGAACTCGCCGTGCTCCGTGGCCGCGTCGACGGTCTTGAGGCCAAAGTGGGCGAACTGGAAGCCAACCAGTTCTCCACCACCACCAAGCTGAAAGGTAAGGCCACCTTCGTTCTGGGTGCCAACAGCTTCAACGGCGACGCCACCTTCCTGCGGAACCAGTACCGCTCCGAACTGGGTGCCACCACCTTCAACTACGACGTTCAGCTGGACTTCGATACCAGCTTCACCGGCAAGGATCTGCTGCGCACCCGTCTGCGCGCCGGTAACTTCCGCGACACCACCTACCTGGGTGGCAACGAGTTCGCTCCCAACCCCCTGAGCGCCCTGGAAATCGCCTTCCAGGAAAGTGAGGCCTCGGATAACATCGTGGCGATCAACCGCCTGTTCTATCAGTTCCCGGTTGGCAGCGACTTCACCGTCACCATCGGTGGTCGCGTCCGTCAGGACGACATGCTGGCCATGTGGCCCAGCGTGTACCCCGCTGACACCGTGCTCGACTTCTTCACCTACGCCGGTGCGCCCGCTGCCTACAGCCTGAACCTCGGTTCCGGTGCCGGTATCTGGTGGCAGAAGAACGGCTGGAGCGTCAGCCTCAACTATGTGGCCGCAAACGGCAACGAAGGCAATCCCAACATCGGTGGTATTGGCACCGATGGTTCCGCCCAGACCGGAACCGCTCAGATTGGTTACGCCGCTGAGAACTGGGGCTTGGCCGTGGCCTACACCTATGCCAACGGCATCGGGTTCGCCTCCGGTACCCCCTTCGCCGTGGGCGTCAGCGAGTTCGGTGGTTTTGACAGCAGCAACTCCATCGGCATCAGCGGCTACTGGCAGCCTTCCCAGGCTGGCTGGGTTCCCTCGATCAGCGCTGGCTGGGGGCTGACGGGCTACAACTCTGAAGATGATGCCTTCGGTTTCGATGGTCTTCAGAGCCAGTCCTGGTACGTCGGCCTGCAGTGGGAAGACGTGTTCATCAAGGGTAATGCCGCCGGTATGGCCGTTGGCCAGGGTACCTTCATCACCAGCTTTGGTAATGACTCCGACATCAAGGATGCCCTTGGTGACACCCCCAACGACGGCAACTACGTCTGGGAGTGGTGGTACAAGTTCCAGGTGACCGATAACATCTCCGTCACCCCGGCCATCTACTACCTCAGCGCTCCTCTGGGTCAGCTCCAGAAAGTCAATGGCGATACCTTCAATCAGTTCGGCGGTCTGGTCAAGACCACCTTCAAGTTCTGA
- a CDS encoding TIGR01777 family oxidoreductase, which produces MRLLLLGCSGFVGRELVPFLLELGHSIVLVSRQAQPFPHLLGERFAAMQLNPADVTTWQRSELLQVLAEADGVVNLAGEPIAEKRWSASQRQLLLDSRLSTTNGLVQAMAGLRRPPAVLVNASAVGYYGTNLEKRFSESSPAGADFLADVCRQWEAAADRAPAGCRVVKLRIGIVLGPDGGALAKMLPVFRAGFGGPIGSGRQWMSWIHRHDLCRLIGAALEDGGFSGVYNAVAPEPTTMASFAAALGKALGRPSLLPVPGPILQLLLGDGAQVVLEGQRVVSERLQPQGFSFHYPELNAALVAATSPAPH; this is translated from the coding sequence GTGCGTTTGCTGTTGCTGGGTTGTTCAGGTTTCGTGGGGCGCGAGTTGGTCCCGTTCCTGCTGGAACTGGGCCATTCGATCGTGCTCGTGAGCCGCCAGGCCCAGCCGTTCCCCCATCTGCTCGGGGAGCGCTTCGCGGCCATGCAGCTCAACCCAGCGGACGTCACCACCTGGCAGCGATCCGAGCTGCTGCAGGTCTTGGCCGAGGCCGATGGAGTGGTCAATCTTGCCGGGGAGCCGATTGCCGAGAAGCGCTGGAGTGCGTCCCAGCGGCAGCTGCTGCTCGACAGCCGTCTGAGCACCACCAACGGTCTGGTGCAGGCGATGGCCGGCCTCAGGCGCCCCCCGGCCGTGCTGGTCAACGCCTCGGCGGTGGGGTACTACGGCACCAATCTGGAGAAGCGGTTTTCCGAGTCGAGTCCCGCGGGGGCAGATTTCCTTGCTGATGTCTGCCGGCAGTGGGAGGCGGCGGCCGATCGGGCGCCAGCGGGCTGCCGGGTGGTGAAGCTGCGCATCGGCATTGTGCTGGGCCCCGATGGTGGTGCCCTGGCCAAGATGTTGCCGGTGTTCCGGGCCGGTTTCGGCGGTCCGATCGGCTCAGGCCGGCAGTGGATGAGCTGGATCCACCGTCATGACCTCTGTCGCCTGATCGGTGCGGCCCTCGAGGATGGAGGCTTCAGTGGGGTCTACAACGCGGTGGCACCGGAGCCCACCACCATGGCCTCGTTCGCGGCGGCCCTGGGCAAGGCTCTGGGCCGCCCCAGTCTCCTGCCTGTTCCCGGCCCGATCCTGCAGCTGTTGCTCGGCGATGGCGCCCAGGTGGTGCTCGAGGGCCAGCGAGTCGTGTCGGAGCGGCTGCAGCCGCAGGGTTTCAGCTTTCACTACCCGGAGCTCAACGCTGCCCTCGTCGCTGCCACCAGCCCAGCGCCCCACTGA
- a CDS encoding glycosyltransferase family 39 protein, which yields MHRSRDPGPWLPLGLGAALRLVQLWMPIVGVHSWRQADTAAMARHFAGNGLVFWLPQIDWAGASPGYVESEFPLSPYLTALLYRLFGVHEWLARALAVVCSLLTLWLVIRIGTRLLGAGAGWWGGFFYAVLPSSVYFGRSVQAEALLLLLAALSFERLLAWQEGRRWTDLLLCWLGFTGACLLKVFPLVWLGLPLLWQWWRGCAERPNRPRPWLAAGLFALSAVAVSALWYWHAHQLGQASGLSFGFWGGDADRVSPLALLGWRYWSELLLRISLRNLAVLGLPLLLLGIAAAPRRRAGSLVVGLAGVLGAGAVVARSSAVHEYYQLPLMLFACPLMGLGWEQLALRWPTPAGRRIRLGLLGLLMATSLVILSLDYWRVERVQQRQLAPLAAAIQAKTPPGARIVAVSGPDPTLLNLARRQGWLTSPAKVSPKAIRRWRRQGATALVGSLETIESFRPFPDGEEKQELVATLCRLQAQASPSPAAACPWPQQSWYVVPLSERPPEPGSPSQPSPP from the coding sequence ATGCACCGATCCAGAGACCCGGGTCCCTGGCTGCCTCTGGGTCTGGGTGCCGCGCTGCGGCTGGTGCAGCTCTGGATGCCGATCGTGGGTGTCCACAGCTGGCGTCAGGCGGACACGGCGGCCATGGCACGCCACTTCGCCGGGAACGGCCTCGTGTTCTGGCTTCCTCAGATCGACTGGGCCGGGGCCTCTCCCGGATATGTGGAAAGCGAGTTCCCCCTGTCTCCTTATCTGACTGCCCTGCTCTACCGCCTGTTCGGCGTGCACGAGTGGCTGGCCCGCGCTCTGGCGGTGGTGTGCAGCCTGCTCACCCTCTGGCTGGTGATCCGGATCGGCACGCGGCTGCTCGGTGCCGGCGCCGGCTGGTGGGGCGGATTCTTCTATGCGGTGCTGCCGAGCAGCGTGTACTTCGGCCGCAGCGTGCAGGCCGAGGCGCTGCTGCTGCTGCTGGCGGCCCTGAGCTTCGAGCGCCTGCTGGCCTGGCAGGAGGGTCGGCGCTGGACGGATCTGCTGCTGTGCTGGCTCGGCTTCACGGGGGCCTGCCTGCTCAAGGTGTTCCCGCTGGTGTGGCTCGGGCTGCCGCTGCTGTGGCAGTGGTGGCGCGGCTGCGCCGAGCGCCCCAACCGCCCCCGGCCCTGGCTGGCGGCAGGCCTGTTCGCCCTCTCGGCCGTGGCCGTGTCGGCGCTCTGGTACTGGCATGCCCACCAGCTGGGCCAGGCCAGCGGCCTCAGCTTCGGCTTCTGGGGGGGGGATGCGGACCGCGTGAGCCCGCTTGCGCTGCTGGGCTGGCGCTACTGGAGTGAGCTGCTGCTGCGGATCAGCCTGCGCAACCTGGCGGTGCTGGGGCTGCCGCTGCTGCTGCTCGGCATCGCCGCGGCCCCCCGCCGGCGGGCCGGCAGCCTGGTGGTGGGCCTGGCCGGTGTGCTCGGGGCGGGGGCCGTGGTGGCCCGCTCCAGCGCCGTGCACGAGTACTACCAGCTGCCGCTGATGCTGTTCGCCTGCCCGTTGATGGGCCTGGGCTGGGAGCAGCTGGCCCTGCGCTGGCCCACGCCCGCGGGCCGCCGGATCCGCCTGGGCCTGCTCGGCCTGCTGATGGCCACGAGCCTGGTGATCCTCAGCCTCGACTACTGGCGCGTGGAGCGGGTGCAGCAGCGCCAGCTGGCCCCCCTGGCGGCGGCGATCCAGGCCAAGACCCCACCCGGGGCCAGGATCGTGGCCGTGAGCGGTCCCGATCCCACCCTGCTGAACCTGGCCCGCCGCCAGGGCTGGCTCACCAGCCCCGCCAAGGTGAGCCCCAAGGCGATCCGCCGCTGGCGGCGGCAGGGCGCCACGGCTTTGGTGGGGAGCCTCGAAACGATCGAGAGCTTCCGGCCCTTCCCCGACGGGGAAGAGAAACAGGAGCTGGTGGCCACCCTCTGCCGGCTGCAGGCCCAGGCCAGCCCCAGCCCGGCTGCCGCCTGCCCCTGGCCGCAGCAGAGCTGGTATGTGGTGCCACTGAGCGAACGGCCACCGGAGCCCGGTTCCCCTTCCCAACCCTCGCCCCCCTGA
- a CDS encoding cation:proton antiporter, giving the protein MSPTLALLLAVFGALMLVAVLLDDMAARLRVPGVLLVLVLGLLTDNDLDAITGLEAQPLLTLASADQIAQVALVLVLFFGGLTTNWRELRAVLQPAARLASLGSLVTALLITGVVMALGSLASDESPMSFPLALFVGAMVCSTDASAVLALLRPLSGRLPKRLIDLIECESAFNDPVAVVLAGVAMAMAGAGGASGLATPSSLVTEVMRQFLLGILLGFLGGSLARQLLAARRSLTSPALLAVVSLAVLMLLVGGTQLLGGSGLLAAYIAGLVLGNSADSERLVLEEAHAGFAKMAELLLFLCMGLVVSADAVVESSLHVLVLFGSMLLARWLMVELVLARSGFPRNSRLFISFSGLRGAVPIALAIQAAASSVPWGDAMPPLALGVVLLGLLGQGFLLVPLAQRLGLATAAEPPQT; this is encoded by the coding sequence ATGTCCCCCACTCTGGCCTTGCTGCTGGCCGTGTTTGGCGCCCTGATGCTGGTTGCCGTGCTGCTCGACGACATGGCGGCCCGTCTGCGGGTCCCTGGCGTACTGCTGGTTCTGGTGCTTGGTCTGCTCACCGATAACGATCTCGATGCCATCACCGGCCTTGAGGCCCAGCCGCTGCTCACCCTCGCCAGTGCTGATCAGATCGCCCAGGTCGCGCTTGTGCTGGTGCTGTTCTTCGGTGGGCTCACCACCAACTGGCGCGAGCTCCGGGCCGTGCTTCAGCCGGCCGCCCGGCTGGCAAGCCTGGGGTCATTGGTGACGGCCCTGTTGATCACGGGGGTGGTGATGGCCCTGGGCTCCCTGGCGAGCGACGAATCGCCGATGAGTTTCCCTTTGGCTCTGTTCGTTGGTGCGATGGTCTGCAGCACCGACGCTTCCGCCGTTCTGGCCCTGTTGCGCCCTCTGTCGGGGCGGTTGCCGAAGCGCCTGATCGATCTGATCGAGTGCGAGTCCGCCTTCAACGACCCCGTGGCGGTGGTGCTGGCCGGTGTGGCGATGGCGATGGCAGGAGCCGGCGGGGCATCGGGGCTGGCGACGCCCTCCTCCCTGGTCACTGAGGTGATGCGTCAGTTTCTGCTGGGAATCCTGTTGGGCTTTCTGGGCGGCAGCCTGGCCCGTCAGCTGCTGGCGGCGCGGCGTTCGCTCACCAGCCCGGCGCTGTTGGCTGTGGTGAGTCTGGCGGTGCTGATGTTGCTGGTGGGCGGGACCCAGCTGTTGGGCGGCAGTGGCCTGCTGGCGGCCTACATCGCTGGTCTGGTGCTGGGGAACAGCGCCGATTCCGAGCGGTTGGTGCTGGAGGAGGCCCACGCCGGCTTCGCCAAGATGGCGGAGCTGCTGCTGTTCCTCTGCATGGGACTGGTGGTGAGCGCCGATGCAGTGGTGGAGTCGTCCCTGCATGTGCTGGTGCTGTTCGGCTCGATGCTGCTGGCCCGCTGGCTGATGGTGGAACTGGTGCTGGCGCGTTCCGGCTTCCCCCGCAATTCCCGGCTGTTCATTTCTTTCTCTGGTCTGCGCGGCGCGGTGCCGATCGCCCTGGCGATCCAGGCCGCGGCCAGCTCCGTCCCCTGGGGGGATGCGATGCCTCCCCTGGCCCTGGGGGTGGTGTTGCTGGGCCTGCTGGGACAGGGTTTTCTGCTGGTGCCACTGGCGCAACGGCTGGGACTGGCCACCGCCGCGGAGCCGCCGCAGACCTAG
- a CDS encoding tetratricopeptide repeat protein has translation MTATFESRFDAAIARYQQGGPSAELIGEFQAITQQAPRQSAGWTCLAWLQLLEGQADDALRSARTAVKLNPQDPQARINLCLALLETDSKGVREQIEMVQRVMQMAPELAAELNDSMADGLQRKPGWPAMQKVQRWLQG, from the coding sequence ATGACGGCCACCTTTGAATCCCGCTTCGATGCGGCCATCGCCCGCTATCAGCAGGGTGGGCCGTCCGCCGAGTTGATCGGAGAATTCCAGGCGATCACCCAGCAGGCTCCCCGCCAGTCGGCGGGCTGGACCTGCCTGGCCTGGCTGCAGTTGCTGGAAGGCCAGGCCGACGACGCCCTGCGCTCGGCCCGCACGGCCGTGAAGCTCAATCCCCAGGATCCCCAGGCCCGCATCAACCTCTGCCTGGCCCTGCTCGAGACCGATTCCAAGGGGGTGCGCGAACAGATCGAGATGGTGCAGCGGGTGATGCAGATGGCACCGGAACTGGCTGCTGAACTGAACGACTCGATGGCCGATGGCCTGCAGCGCAAGCCAGGTTGGCCGGCCATGCAGAAGGTGCAGCGGTGGCTGCAGGGTTGA
- a CDS encoding J domain-containing protein → MSAFQPARDPYQVLGVASSASAAEIKAAYRALVKQHHPDAGGGDDTILALNAAWEVLGDGERRRCYDGHRGRGAAAASGTGGGARRAAPRRGDKDDGLLLAWLQQVYAPIDRLLGQVINPFPAQLRELAADPYDDRLMEAFCGFLAQSQAKIEKVEALFGSLPCPSSAKGFGLSLYHCLSQVKDALQELERYTMGYVDGYLHDGREMLREAKQRRSLLKQERRRLEL, encoded by the coding sequence TTGTCTGCGTTCCAGCCCGCCCGTGATCCCTACCAAGTCCTGGGGGTGGCCAGCTCCGCTAGTGCCGCCGAGATCAAGGCGGCTTACCGCGCTCTGGTGAAGCAACACCATCCCGACGCCGGCGGCGGCGACGACACGATCCTGGCCCTCAATGCGGCCTGGGAGGTGCTGGGCGATGGTGAGCGGCGCCGGTGCTACGACGGCCATCGCGGTCGGGGGGCCGCGGCAGCCAGCGGGACCGGTGGCGGCGCACGTCGAGCAGCCCCGCGCCGCGGCGACAAGGACGATGGACTGTTGCTGGCCTGGTTGCAGCAGGTCTATGCACCGATTGATCGCTTGCTCGGGCAGGTGATCAATCCCTTCCCAGCCCAGCTGCGGGAGCTGGCAGCGGATCCCTATGACGATCGCCTGATGGAGGCGTTCTGTGGGTTTCTGGCCCAGAGCCAGGCCAAGATCGAGAAGGTGGAGGCGCTGTTTGGGTCACTGCCCTGCCCATCCTCGGCAAAGGGCTTTGGCCTCAGCCTCTATCACTGCCTCAGCCAGGTGAAAGACGCCCTGCAGGAGCTGGAGCGCTACACCATGGGATATGTGGACGGCTATCTGCACGATGGCCGCGAGATGCTGCGGGAGGCCAAACAGCGTCGCAGCCTGTTGAAGCAGGAGCGGCGCCGCCTGGAACTCTGA
- a CDS encoding NAD(P)H-quinone oxidoreductase subunit O, giving the protein MAESMTDTTSSPPPLKKGSLVRVNRAAYCGSLEATASDPAPPDYLFAGPGEILLVKGEYAQLRWNRPVPDVWLRLDQLEAYAA; this is encoded by the coding sequence ATGGCTGAATCGATGACCGACACCACCAGCAGCCCACCTCCGTTGAAGAAGGGAAGCCTGGTGCGGGTGAACCGGGCCGCCTACTGCGGCAGCCTTGAGGCTACGGCGAGCGATCCGGCACCGCCTGACTACCTCTTTGCGGGGCCCGGCGAGATCCTGCTCGTGAAGGGCGAGTACGCCCAGCTGCGCTGGAACCGCCCCGTTCCTGATGTGTGGCTGCGGCTGGATCAACTCGAGGCCTACGCCGCCTGA
- a CDS encoding iron-sulfur cluster assembly accessory protein — MSPETVRSATATTTSATLETLNTETIAAPTASQPASAPPQASAGKDGRGILITEPAMKQLAALTSQQGDSKVLRVGVRSGGCSGMSYTMDFIDADQIRSDDEQYTYEPDGSAAFQVVCDPKSLLYIYGMQLDFSSALIGGGFNFTNPNATQTCGCGSSFAV, encoded by the coding sequence ATGAGCCCCGAGACCGTGCGCTCCGCAACCGCAACTACGACATCCGCAACCCTCGAAACCTTGAACACCGAAACGATCGCGGCCCCCACCGCGAGCCAACCTGCCTCCGCCCCCCCCCAGGCTTCCGCCGGCAAGGACGGCCGGGGCATCCTGATCACCGAGCCGGCCATGAAGCAGCTGGCCGCCCTGACGAGCCAGCAGGGGGACAGCAAAGTGCTGAGGGTGGGCGTGCGCTCAGGCGGTTGCAGCGGTATGAGCTACACGATGGATTTCATCGATGCCGACCAGATCCGCTCCGATGACGAGCAGTACACCTACGAACCCGACGGATCGGCTGCCTTCCAGGTGGTCTGCGACCCCAAGAGCCTGCTGTACATCTACGGCATGCAGCTCGACTTCTCCAGCGCCCTGATCGGTGGCGGCTTCAACTTCACCAACCCCAACGCCACCCAGACCTGCGGCTGCGGCAGTTCCTTTGCCGTCTGA